In Calliopsis andreniformis isolate RMS-2024a chromosome 6, iyCalAndr_principal, whole genome shotgun sequence, a single genomic region encodes these proteins:
- the LOC143180507 gene encoding uncharacterized protein LOC143180507: MYCRAQICIYYLLWTATLSPKFTLQQETTTAKNWDCPTECICLSPKQVLCNTGGLKDIPTQKLPQTVEELSLTKNNFPIIKTDAFSGLRVLRKLTMDGNNISTIRPFAFRGLSRLRELSIQHTPLPHIEKFSFAALQNVSVLLLANNKIRYIEGYSFAGTSNIRVILLSNNPLLRIQSNAFSGLTNVIRLIFPSGIRTIEPKAFDGLQHVGLLKLTYMDLSSLQADTFRGLSYVHSLNIQESDLGIIEKDAFTGLTHVDRLNILNNKIDLIERLYLRYENHIEMLRFHGNHVLEAPRHAKDINLEVISISAIDNHFPCDCQAHNVLESDFVNGSVNEFQENNYCISPIEYNGKPMNLVDFDLIARCHDNVVQDNLGSGVVGIFTLPTTLFLFLLFFMNFFQ; this comes from the exons ATCTGCATTTATTACTTGCTGTGGACAGCGACGCTAAGTCCGAAATTTACATTACAACAAGAAACTACCACTGCGAAAAATTGGGATTGTCCTACAGAATGCATTTGCCTTTCGCCGAAACAG GTTCTGTGCAATACAGGTGGGCTAAAAGACATTCCCACCCAGAAGCTCCCACAGACAGTAGAGGAGCTCTCTTTGACGAAGAACAACTTCCCAATAATAAAAACCGATGCGTTCAGTGGTCTAAGAGTCTTAAGGAAACTGACGATGGATGGTAACAATATCTCGACAATACGTCCTTTCGCGTTTCGTGGCCTAAGTCGATTACGTGAACTCtccattcaacacacaccccttcCACACATCGAAAAATTCTCGTTCGCCGCTCTACAAAACGTATCAGTATTACTGCTGGCGAACAACAAAATACGGTACATTGAAGGCTACTCTTTCGCTGGGACGTCGAATATACGAGTGATTTTACTGAGCAACAATCCACTGCTCAGAATCCAAAGCAATGCATTCTCAGGCTTAACGAACGTAATTCGCCTGATTTTCCCATCAGGGATCAGGACCATCGAACCAAAAGCATTCGATGGTCTTCAGCACGTTGGCCTCCTTAAACTGACCTACATGGACCTGTCTTCCCTCCAAGCCGACACATTCCGCGGTTTGTCTTATGTACActcattgaacattcaggaaagCGACCTGGGCATCATCGAGAAGGATGCTTTCACTGGGCTTACTCACGTGGATCGATTAAATATATTGAATAACAAGATCGATCTTATCGAAAGGCTGTATCTGAGGTACGAAAACCACATTGAGATGTTGAGATTTCACGGGAACCATGTGTTAGAGGCACCTCGCCATGCTAAAGATATCAATCTTGAAGTTATTTCTATCAGTGCTATCGACAATCACTTTCCATGTGATTGTCAGGCTCACAATGTGCTGGAGAGCGACTTCGTAAATGGCAGTGTCAACGAGTTTCAGGAAAACAATTACTGTATTTCGCCTATAGAGTACAATGGGAAACCCATGAACCTTGTAGATTTCGATCTAATTGCTAGGTGTCACGATAATGTTGTACAGGACAATTTGGGCTCTGGTGTCGTTGGAATCTTTACACTGCCGACGACTCTGTTTCTCTTTCTTCTATTTTTTATGAATTTCTTTCAGTAA